AAACGCTGCAGGCAAGCATAATCCTCGCCTTCAACACAATCGGCAGTGGTAAAGGGCCCACGAGTTGGTCTATAGTTTCGTCTGCAACTCGAATCGTGGAACAGCTAGGATTGGCCGTGGAAGACGAAGGAATGTCGCAAAACAGGCTTCTTAATCGCATAGGATTTTTACCGCCAGCGAGGAATTGGACGGAAAAAGAATCTCTCCGAAGGATATTTTGGtgcatcttcctcttggATCGGTTTTGCTCTGTCGCTACCGGCTGGAATACTGGACTATCTATTGACCACATCAAGAGGCGTCTCCCCGTCGAGGGGTGCTTCTGGAGAGACCAAGTGAATAAAACCGCAAAGTTTTTTGACATTGACAGCAACAAAATAGAGCCAGACGTCGACACAGATGCCATGGGGGGATTGGCCTACCTCATCGAAGCATCCGAGTGCCTGAATCGTGTTGCAACCTTTCTTCTGCAAGAGTCCGTCGATCTTTCCAACAGTGAAAGTTTGCGGCAGTGGTTTGAGAGATTCCAATCACTGGATGCTATGCTTATACGTTGGAAAACATTCCTTCCTACACGATGGCAGGTTGCAGGCATTGATGCCACCGGCAAAATGGATGAAAATCTTACGCTCGCTCACATCACGCACAACACCAGCGTCATCATGCTGCACCAGGTCATGGCGTACCCGGACGCCGTTTTGCGCAGTCGCTTGCCAACCGAGAATGCTGCCAAAACATGCATATTGGCGGCTGGTGAGATTGCAACAATCGCCGCCAAATTTATTGCTAACACAGTCGTGGTCATACCGCCCACGCTGAGCTTTTGCCTGTTTATCGCCGCAAGGGCTTTGCTCGCTGATGCCAACCACTCAAACACACCAGTGGATGCTAACTTTGAGATACTGCTCCAAGCTCTTCAGGAGGGCTCATCCCGGTGGGTTGGCCCCGACGGCTCCACGGAGAGAGACAACTTGGCAGGCCAATTTGCCGACAGACTCGACGCTGCTTGGAAGTCTCGGTCACCTGTTAATATCCGTACGGTCGCTTTTGAAGACGACCATAGCACGTTCCCCATATCCTTTGCGAGTCCGCCGATACCGGACATATTTCGCGATGCTTCCGCCAATCTCTCGTCCACGTTTGGTGCAATGGTGCCAGAGCCTTACAACGACCCGGATATGGACTTTCAAAGCTTCGATCGTATCTTTACTTGGACAGACGAAATGATTGACAATG
This genomic interval from Trichoderma breve strain T069 chromosome 7 map unlocalized scaffold00008, whole genome shotgun sequence contains the following:
- a CDS encoding fungal specific transcription factor domain-containing protein, with product MTTAPDTNDNPDLHDGACSTCRRKKQKCSREEPCRTCISSGSDCIYENAQRRGAKPGYIDTLIKRMDTLEALVLGQSMLLGPAITPTKDASDDPPDLGRGNTDASSAVHMSGASPKASVPPLHMMRELVNIYFNRIHPWIPILHRPDIEAALETQNGSLPDIVLLAMTAVSIRFYTSDRQIQDLYSRRCHDAVVLACMDRFSVQTLQASIILAFNTIGSGKGPTSWSIVSSATRIVEQLGLAVEDEGMSQNRLLNRIGFLPPARNWTEKESLRRIFWCIFLLDRFCSVATGWNTGLSIDHIKRRLPVEGCFWRDQVNKTAKFFDIDSNKIEPDVDTDAMGGLAYLIEASECLNRVATFLLQESVDLSNSESLRQWFERFQSLDAMLIRWKTFLPTRWQVAGIDATGKMDENLTLAHITHNTSVIMLHQVMAYPDAVLRSRLPTENAAKTCILAAVVVIPPTLSFCLFIAARALLADANHSNTPVDANFEILLQALQEGSSRWVGPDGSTERDNLAGQFADRLDAAWKSRSPVNIRTVAFEDDHSTFPISFASPPIPDIFRDASANLSSTFGAMVPEPYNDPDMDFQSFDRIFTWTDEMIDNGLNLP